In Bacillus toyonensis BCT-7112, a single window of DNA contains:
- the metC gene encoding cystathionine beta-lyase: protein MSYSIDTLLLHNQYKHDAQTGAVNVPIYNTSTFHQFDVDTFGKYDYSRSGNPTREALEDIIALLEGGTKGFAFASGIAAISTAFLLLSQGDHVLISEDVYGGTYRIITEVLSRYGVSHTFVDMTNLEEIKQNIKSNTKLFYVETPSNPLLKVTDIREVSKLAKSIGALTFVDNTFLTPLFQKPLDLGADVVLHSATKFIAGHSDVTAGLTVVKDAELAQKLGFLQNAFGAILGPQDCSLVLRGLKTLHVRLEHSAANANKIAHYLQEHAKVQNVYYPGLQTHLGFNIQQSQATSAGAVLSFTLQSEDALRQFLSKVKLPVFAVSLGAVESILSYPAKMSHAALSQKARDERGISNSLLRLSVGLENVNDLISDFENALSYVEEPVNA from the coding sequence ATGAGTTATTCTATAGATACACTCTTACTACACAACCAATATAAACACGATGCACAAACAGGAGCTGTTAACGTTCCCATTTATAACACATCAACATTTCACCAGTTTGATGTAGATACTTTTGGCAAATACGACTATAGCCGATCTGGAAATCCAACTCGTGAAGCTCTGGAAGATATCATTGCTTTATTAGAAGGCGGAACAAAAGGATTCGCCTTTGCCTCAGGCATTGCAGCGATTTCTACTGCTTTTCTCCTTCTTTCACAAGGCGATCACGTTCTCATTTCAGAAGACGTATACGGAGGCACTTATCGAATTATAACTGAAGTACTCTCCCGTTACGGTGTTTCACATACATTTGTTGATATGACCAATTTAGAAGAAATAAAGCAAAATATTAAATCGAATACGAAACTCTTTTATGTAGAAACACCATCTAACCCACTTTTAAAAGTAACAGATATTCGCGAGGTTTCTAAACTCGCAAAATCTATTGGTGCTCTTACATTTGTTGATAATACTTTTTTGACACCATTATTCCAGAAGCCACTTGATCTTGGCGCCGATGTCGTTCTTCATAGTGCTACAAAATTTATTGCTGGTCACAGTGATGTTACTGCCGGATTAACGGTCGTAAAAGATGCCGAACTCGCTCAAAAGCTTGGATTTTTACAAAATGCATTTGGCGCTATTTTAGGACCTCAAGATTGTTCTCTCGTACTTCGCGGTCTAAAAACATTACATGTACGTCTTGAGCACTCAGCTGCAAATGCCAATAAAATTGCACACTATTTACAAGAGCATGCTAAAGTACAAAATGTCTATTATCCGGGATTACAAACACATCTTGGATTTAATATTCAACAATCTCAAGCAACGTCAGCTGGAGCGGTCTTATCGTTTACTTTGCAGTCAGAAGATGCACTCCGCCAATTTTTATCAAAAGTAAAATTACCTGTTTTTGCAGTGAGTTTAGGAGCTGTCGAATCGATTCTTTCCTACCCAGCTAAAATGTCCCACGCCGCACTGTCGCAAAAAGCTCGTGATGAAAGAGGTATCTCTAATTCATTACTTCGCTTATCAGTCGGTCTTGAAAATGTTAACGATTTAATATCCGATTTTGAAAATGCCCTCTCTTATGTAGAAGAACCTGTAAATGCGTAG
- a CDS encoding ArsR/SmtB family transcription factor, whose product MLETFQKEIELYESNAELLKVLAHPVRLCIVKGLIERGPSNVSTMYTGLNMPQSTISQHLAKLKSAKIVSSERKGLEIYYKVENETIIQLVRVLLG is encoded by the coding sequence ATGTTAGAAACCTTTCAAAAAGAAATAGAACTTTATGAAAGCAATGCAGAATTATTGAAAGTACTTGCTCACCCAGTTCGTTTATGTATCGTAAAAGGATTAATCGAGCGTGGTCCAAGCAACGTTTCTACAATGTACACTGGCTTAAACATGCCACAGTCTACAATTTCACAGCATTTAGCAAAATTAAAAAGTGCTAAAATCGTTTCTAGTGAAAGAAAAGGATTAGAAATTTACTACAAAGTAGAAAACGAAACAATTATTCAACTCGTTCGCGTATTATTAGGTTAG
- a CDS encoding bifunctional homocysteine S-methyltransferase/methylenetetrahydrofolate reductase — MKLLDLLSKGIVIGDGAVGTLLHSHGLQSSFEELNVSDPDLIISIHKQYVAAGADVIQTNTYGANEAKLRMYGLENQVVQINKAAVKLAKASVTNRNAILGTIGGMKHIGAVTTTDMEREFMLLEQAGALLEEQVDGLLLETFYDEFELLHAVKVLRKQTNIPIVAQVALHEAGTTQNGNDVNEILKQLIDYGANVVGLNCQLGPLHMTEAFKMISIPQNGYLSAYPNAGLPNYVEGRYVYEGSPAYFEAMTPKFIEQGIRLLGGCCGTTPEHIQSMKRAVANVTPVIEKDTIQRPKVVHTHEKRSKAQVTLAEKAKKQTTVVVELDPPKTLDTQRFFEGARALKRAGADAITLADNSLASPRVLNMAMGALLTKHDIPVLTHLTCRDHNVIGLQSHLLGLSALGMEEVLALTGDPARVGDFPGATSVYDLSSIELIKMIKEMNDGRSILGKSIGPATRFSVGGAFNPHVRHLKAAVKRMERKIDAGAEYFLTQPIYDVALIEEVYEATKHLEQPIFIGIMPLVSKRNADFLHFEVPGITLPEEIRERMDGHETKEAAIEEGIRISQELIDAAMKYFNGIYLITPFLKYEITEHLVKYVREKQEVKEGIN, encoded by the coding sequence GTGAAATTACTAGATTTATTATCAAAAGGAATTGTAATAGGTGATGGTGCGGTTGGAACGTTATTACATTCACATGGTTTGCAAAGTAGTTTTGAAGAATTGAATGTATCTGATCCAGACCTAATTATATCGATTCATAAACAATATGTAGCTGCTGGTGCAGATGTGATTCAAACAAATACGTATGGAGCAAATGAGGCGAAATTACGTATGTATGGCTTAGAAAATCAAGTTGTTCAAATTAATAAAGCGGCAGTGAAGCTTGCGAAAGCATCTGTTACAAACAGAAATGCAATTTTAGGAACAATCGGTGGTATGAAACATATCGGAGCTGTCACAACGACTGATATGGAGCGAGAATTTATGCTACTTGAACAGGCAGGTGCTTTACTAGAAGAACAGGTTGATGGATTACTATTAGAAACTTTTTACGATGAATTTGAATTACTTCATGCCGTTAAAGTATTGCGTAAGCAAACGAATATTCCGATTGTTGCTCAAGTAGCGTTACATGAAGCAGGTACGACTCAAAATGGAAATGATGTCAATGAAATATTAAAACAGCTTATAGATTACGGTGCAAATGTTGTTGGATTGAACTGTCAACTAGGGCCACTTCATATGACGGAAGCTTTCAAAATGATATCGATTCCGCAGAATGGCTATTTATCAGCATACCCAAATGCAGGTCTCCCAAATTATGTGGAGGGACGTTACGTATATGAGGGAAGCCCAGCTTATTTCGAAGCGATGACACCGAAATTTATTGAGCAAGGTATTCGGTTATTGGGTGGTTGTTGTGGTACGACTCCAGAACATATTCAAAGTATGAAGCGCGCTGTTGCGAATGTTACACCTGTAATAGAAAAAGACACAATTCAAAGACCGAAAGTAGTTCATACACACGAGAAGCGTTCGAAGGCACAGGTTACTCTTGCGGAAAAGGCAAAAAAACAAACGACAGTTGTAGTGGAATTAGATCCGCCGAAAACGTTAGATACACAGCGTTTTTTTGAAGGAGCAAGAGCGTTAAAAAGAGCGGGAGCAGACGCTATTACTCTAGCAGATAATTCATTAGCATCGCCTCGTGTTTTGAATATGGCAATGGGCGCACTATTAACGAAGCACGATATTCCAGTATTGACACATTTAACGTGTAGAGACCATAACGTCATTGGACTACAATCTCATTTACTAGGTTTATCAGCGTTAGGTATGGAGGAAGTATTAGCTTTAACTGGTGATCCAGCGCGCGTTGGTGATTTTCCGGGAGCAACTTCTGTATATGATCTGTCCTCTATAGAGTTAATTAAAATGATTAAAGAAATGAACGATGGACGTTCCATTTTAGGGAAATCCATTGGACCGGCAACAAGGTTTTCAGTCGGAGGTGCTTTTAATCCTCACGTAAGGCATTTAAAAGCAGCGGTAAAGCGAATGGAACGAAAAATAGATGCTGGGGCTGAATATTTCTTAACACAGCCGATATATGATGTTGCTTTAATAGAAGAAGTATATGAAGCAACAAAACATTTGGAACAACCTATTTTTATTGGAATTATGCCATTAGTAAGTAAGCGGAATGCAGACTTTCTCCATTTTGAGGTGCCGGGTATTACTCTTCCTGAAGAAATAAGAGAGAGAATGGATGGACACGAAACGAAAGAGGCAGCTATCGAGGAAGGGATTCGTATTTCACAAGAGTTGATCGATGCAGCGATGAAATATTTTAACGGTATCTATTTAATTACACCATTTCTAAAATATGAAATTACAGAACATCTTGTTAAATATGTGAGAGAAAAGCAAGAAGTGAAAGAAGGTATTAATTGA
- a CDS encoding cysteine hydrolase family protein, with the protein MDTCSDILIVIDLQNGVCYSGEHLFDLQNLLTKVNKRISSYRKSNKPIIFVQHCDDDLVPEKELWAIHTDLDVQDQDFFVRKTHANSFYKTNLKEILDQLSVHRIEFCGAQTEYCMDATIKFAHGLGYENFMAPKITSTLNNPFMSAKETIDFYENIWNHRFLKLLKDEL; encoded by the coding sequence ATGGATACTTGTTCTGATATTTTAATCGTTATCGATTTACAAAATGGGGTATGTTATAGCGGAGAGCATTTATTTGATTTACAAAACTTGCTTACAAAAGTAAATAAAAGAATTTCTTCATACAGAAAATCAAATAAACCAATCATTTTTGTTCAACATTGTGATGATGATTTAGTACCCGAAAAAGAACTTTGGGCTATTCATACTGATCTAGATGTTCAAGACCAAGATTTCTTTGTGAGAAAAACACATGCAAATTCATTTTATAAAACAAACTTAAAAGAAATTTTAGATCAATTATCTGTACATCGTATTGAATTTTGTGGCGCCCAAACAGAGTACTGTATGGATGCTACGATTAAATTTGCTCACGGACTAGGGTACGAAAACTTTATGGCACCTAAAATAACTTCTACATTAAACAATCCATTTATGTCCGCAAAAGAGACAATTGACTTTTATGAGAATATATGGAATCACAGATTTTTAAAGTTGCTAAAAGATGAGCTCTAG
- the metI gene encoding cystathionine gamma-synthase/O-acetylhomoserine thiolyase, giving the protein MSTIETKLAQIGNRSETTTGTVNPPVYFSTAYRHEGLGKSTGFDYSRTGNPTRGLLEQAIADLEYGQQGYACSSGMAAVLLVLSLFRSGDELIVSEDLYGGTYRLFSEHEKKWNVRCRYVNTQSIKQIEQAITTETKAIFIETPTNPLMQVTDIAAVATVAKRHRLLLIVDNTFYTPYIQQPLTEGADIVLHSATKYLGGHNDVLSGLVVAKGKELCEEIAHYHNASGAVLSPFDSWLLIRGMKTLALRMKQHEENAKAVVAYLNDEDGVTDVFYPGRGGMISFRLKDEAWINPFLQSLSLITFAESLGGVESLMTYPATQTHADIPEEIRTANGVCNRLLRFSVGIENSNDLIQDLNQAIKLVKEGVRI; this is encoded by the coding sequence ATGTCAACTATCGAAACAAAACTAGCACAAATCGGAAATCGTAGCGAAACTACAACAGGAACTGTTAATCCACCCGTTTATTTCTCAACCGCTTATCGTCACGAAGGACTTGGTAAATCTACCGGCTTTGACTATTCACGAACTGGAAATCCAACTCGTGGTCTTTTAGAACAGGCAATCGCAGACTTAGAATATGGCCAACAAGGTTATGCCTGTAGTTCAGGTATGGCAGCTGTTCTCCTCGTCCTTTCATTATTCCGTTCTGGAGATGAACTTATTGTATCCGAAGATTTATACGGGGGAACGTATCGCTTATTTTCCGAACACGAAAAAAAGTGGAATGTTCGATGTAGATACGTAAATACACAATCTATTAAACAGATTGAGCAAGCTATCACAACTGAAACGAAGGCTATTTTCATAGAAACTCCGACTAATCCATTAATGCAAGTTACTGATATTGCCGCTGTCGCAACTGTAGCGAAAAGACACAGACTACTTCTTATCGTAGACAATACATTCTACACGCCTTATATACAGCAGCCATTAACAGAAGGTGCTGACATCGTACTTCATAGTGCAACGAAATATTTAGGTGGGCATAATGATGTATTAAGCGGACTTGTCGTTGCAAAAGGAAAGGAACTTTGTGAGGAAATCGCTCATTATCATAATGCCTCCGGTGCTGTCTTAAGCCCATTTGACTCATGGCTATTAATTCGTGGTATGAAAACTTTAGCGCTTCGCATGAAACAACATGAAGAAAATGCGAAAGCAGTTGTTGCTTATTTAAATGATGAGGATGGTGTGACAGATGTCTTTTATCCAGGGAGAGGCGGTATGATTTCATTCCGACTTAAAGATGAAGCTTGGATTAATCCATTCTTACAATCTTTATCCTTAATCACATTTGCCGAAAGTCTTGGTGGTGTAGAAAGTTTAATGACTTATCCAGCAACGCAAACACATGCTGATATTCCAGAAGAAATCAGAACGGCGAACGGTGTATGTAATCGTCTTCTTCGATTCTCCGTCGGCATTGAAAACAGTAATGATTTAATTCAAGACTTAAATCAAGCCATTAAACTTGTAAAAGAAGGTGTGAGAATATGA